In the genome of Flaviflexus ciconiae, one region contains:
- the pheA gene encoding prephenate dehydratase codes for MRFSYLGPRGTFTHMALMQISSDEGGHIPAIDVPAALRMVRNEETDFAVVPIENSVEGGVNATIDSLSNGSGLRIVAEMLVPITFVLASRGPMDLSEVKRISTHPHAWAQCQNWIASNLDDAIHVPGTSTAGSAKAMADGAMNFDAVLCNPLSAEQYGLTVIAEGVADNPDAVTRFICAGREGTALPERTGSDKTTLQVQLPSDEAGALLAMLEQFATRGVNLSRIESRPVGDSLGRYQFSIDCEGHVEDERVQAVLIGLHRTSPHVKFLGSYPSAKQVPVKLRPGTADQDFVAARDWVSNLLGK; via the coding sequence ATGCGGTTTTCTTACCTTGGACCACGCGGCACGTTCACGCACATGGCTCTCATGCAGATTTCGTCCGATGAGGGGGGACATATTCCCGCCATTGACGTACCCGCAGCCCTGCGAATGGTCCGTAACGAAGAGACCGATTTTGCTGTTGTTCCGATCGAGAATTCCGTCGAGGGCGGGGTCAACGCCACAATCGATTCGCTATCGAACGGTAGCGGACTGCGCATTGTCGCCGAAATGTTGGTTCCGATCACGTTCGTTCTAGCGTCTCGGGGTCCCATGGACCTGTCCGAGGTGAAGCGAATCTCCACCCACCCCCACGCATGGGCGCAGTGCCAAAACTGGATCGCCAGTAATCTCGACGACGCGATTCACGTTCCCGGCACGTCAACAGCAGGATCTGCGAAGGCCATGGCCGATGGCGCAATGAACTTCGATGCAGTCCTGTGCAATCCACTGTCCGCCGAGCAGTACGGTCTGACAGTGATAGCCGAAGGCGTTGCCGACAATCCGGATGCTGTCACGCGGTTTATTTGCGCTGGGAGGGAAGGCACGGCCCTTCCGGAGCGCACCGGATCGGATAAGACAACCCTGCAGGTGCAGCTACCGTCGGATGAGGCAGGTGCTCTGCTTGCGATGCTCGAACAGTTTGCGACGCGCGGGGTGAACCTGTCTCGGATCGAGTCCCGCCCGGTCGGGGATTCTCTCGGACGCTACCAGTTCTCCATTGACTGCGAGGGCCACGTTGAGGACGAGCGAGTTCAGGCGGTTCTTATCGGTCTGCACCGCACGAGCCCTCACGTGAAGTTCCTCGGCTCCTACCCGAGCGCCAAACAGGTCCCGGTCAAGCTACGCCCAGGCACTGCAGATCAGGACTTTGTCGCGGCCCGCGACTGGGTGTCTAACCTGCTCGGCAAGTAG